The Congregibacter litoralis KT71 genome contains a region encoding:
- a CDS encoding S8 family serine peptidase, with the protein MISLNIFSNLPFFERRDGAFGDHGSSLLPAPAGAPRAICGKNTNVRRRPGLWAFLAVGLLPLSLNVSAQLPVGGYLGPDPVEQEVEERIEQQLEKRVEDNVEENIEDVVEIATELNIQENIEDKVEETIEQTVDASVEGTIDDAVAQTVEERLEESVESSVETGVAEAVESSVEDGVESSVEEAVAATVEDSVEEAVENEVVASVEDSVENAVESSVESSVESSVESAVEESVEASVEETVASSVEESVAETVEAVIEESVADTVAANVEDNVASAVESSVESSVENTVEDSVEAVVESSVEDDVEQRVVLAIESRLETEIDEILDNLESDLEVDESRILKEQWLVMAEPVVFDELTSQGYLFDTVTELPGLGLRLAEVAAPSTFDITQIRDGVLDVVGKDRAEVDLNHIYTAGVPEMVAGSGVMPRAAMAFPADLDDMDLRVGMIDSRVDTAHPALAQSRIHTRSFARPGAESPDFHGTAIASIIAANSAEYQGLAPMAEVYAASVFELDGKRGEIASTVSLIRALDWLISSGVDVVNISLAGPPNRLLERALDRASSQDMVVMAAAGNGGPVARPMYPAAYDSVVAVTAVDSAQQVFRLANRGDYLALAAPGVDLRHAQPGGGYAASSGTSFAVPFAVTAAARLSRLSPESDIITMLLESAMDLGPPGRDTIYGYGLLTLGAL; encoded by the coding sequence CCGAGAGCGATTTGTGGCAAAAATACCAATGTTCGCCGCAGACCCGGATTATGGGCGTTCCTTGCTGTGGGCCTATTGCCGTTGTCCCTCAATGTCTCTGCTCAGCTGCCCGTGGGAGGCTATCTCGGGCCCGACCCCGTGGAACAGGAGGTAGAGGAGCGTATCGAGCAGCAACTCGAGAAGCGCGTTGAGGACAATGTTGAAGAAAACATCGAAGATGTCGTCGAGATCGCCACTGAGCTGAATATTCAGGAAAACATCGAAGATAAAGTTGAAGAGACCATCGAGCAAACGGTCGATGCAAGCGTCGAGGGCACCATTGATGATGCGGTTGCCCAGACGGTGGAGGAACGCCTCGAGGAGTCCGTGGAGTCCTCCGTAGAGACAGGCGTCGCTGAGGCAGTAGAAAGTTCTGTGGAGGATGGTGTCGAAAGCAGCGTCGAAGAGGCGGTGGCTGCTACGGTAGAAGACAGTGTTGAAGAGGCCGTGGAAAATGAAGTCGTGGCCAGTGTCGAAGACAGCGTGGAAAATGCCGTCGAGAGCAGCGTAGAGAGCAGTGTAGAAAGCAGCGTAGAAAGTGCAGTGGAAGAGAGCGTTGAGGCTTCCGTTGAAGAAACCGTAGCGTCATCCGTAGAGGAGTCGGTGGCCGAAACCGTGGAAGCCGTGATTGAGGAGTCCGTCGCGGACACGGTGGCTGCTAATGTCGAGGACAATGTTGCGAGCGCTGTGGAGAGCTCCGTCGAGAGCTCTGTCGAAAACACCGTTGAGGACTCCGTAGAAGCTGTGGTCGAATCCTCTGTGGAAGATGATGTGGAGCAGCGGGTCGTCCTTGCCATCGAAAGCCGTCTGGAAACAGAAATCGATGAGATCCTTGATAATCTTGAAAGCGATCTTGAGGTAGACGAAAGCCGCATCCTCAAAGAACAGTGGCTCGTGATGGCGGAGCCCGTGGTGTTCGATGAGCTTACGTCTCAGGGCTATCTGTTCGACACGGTGACGGAGTTGCCCGGTCTGGGGTTGAGGCTGGCCGAGGTGGCCGCGCCGTCAACCTTTGATATCACGCAGATCCGGGATGGGGTTCTTGATGTTGTCGGTAAAGACCGCGCGGAAGTGGATCTCAATCATATTTACACGGCGGGTGTCCCCGAGATGGTCGCTGGTAGCGGGGTCATGCCTCGCGCTGCCATGGCGTTCCCTGCGGACCTGGACGACATGGATCTCCGTGTCGGCATGATTGACAGCCGCGTAGATACCGCTCATCCGGCTTTGGCACAATCGAGAATCCACACACGTTCCTTCGCGCGCCCCGGCGCGGAGTCGCCGGACTTTCACGGCACGGCAATCGCTTCCATTATCGCGGCGAATTCCGCGGAGTATCAGGGCCTGGCGCCCATGGCGGAGGTTTACGCGGCCTCGGTCTTTGAACTCGATGGTAAACGCGGAGAAATCGCCAGCACCGTCAGTCTGATTCGTGCGCTCGATTGGCTCATCTCGTCGGGTGTTGATGTGGTCAACATCAGTCTTGCTGGTCCACCCAACCGACTGTTGGAGCGGGCCCTCGATCGCGCCTCGTCCCAGGACATGGTGGTTATGGCGGCGGCTGGTAACGGTGGCCCCGTGGCACGTCCCATGTATCCCGCCGCCTACGATAGCGTCGTAGCGGTGACGGCGGTGGATTCAGCACAGCAGGTGTTTCGTCTGGCAAATCGCGGGGATTACCTGGCGTTGGCGGCGCCCGGCGTGGATCTGCGTCACGCTCAGCCGGGAGGTGGCTATGCCGCATCATCGGGAACATCGTTTGCGGTACCTTTCGCGGTAACGGCGGCGGCACGCTTGAGTCGCCTGAGTCCCGAGTCCGATATCATCACCATGTTGCTCGAGAGTGCCATGGATCTCGGGCCTCCGGGGCGCGATACGATTTACGGCTACGGCCTCCTCACCCTGGGTGCTCTCTGA
- a CDS encoding surface lipoprotein assembly modifier has product MSASTTRHPAFVAAILCAWLPVGTLAQDPDAQNAASKTRWSAEVGVGGEYDTNVSVDEVDLSSGQSDYAAIIDLELGLKHEFSERTEVSVNYDVSKSTYQEFSEVDRLTHILGADLNSDLGSSNASLSVYYIDSRLDGDAFLKYTRISPSLSGFLSRRWFSRGAYVYSEREIDNRSQRNAETQTGELDLYYFHRGLRSYFNLGYRYRDEDAIADELDFDAHSLKLRYIRRFTAGERKIKAEAALRYEVRDYRFDEPTIGEPRKDDRFRVKFDLEIPLTQKVYWQWYLSYGDYVSNLPRADFTQTILGTRLQYSW; this is encoded by the coding sequence GTGTCCGCGAGTACAACCCGACACCCAGCTTTCGTAGCAGCGATTCTGTGCGCATGGCTGCCCGTGGGCACCCTCGCTCAGGATCCTGATGCCCAGAACGCTGCCAGCAAAACCCGCTGGAGCGCCGAAGTGGGGGTGGGCGGCGAATACGACACCAACGTGTCGGTGGACGAAGTGGACCTGTCCAGCGGCCAGAGTGACTACGCGGCAATCATTGATCTGGAGCTTGGACTGAAACACGAGTTCAGTGAACGCACGGAAGTGTCCGTCAACTACGACGTCAGCAAGAGCACCTATCAGGAGTTTTCCGAGGTCGACCGACTGACGCATATCCTCGGCGCTGATCTCAATAGCGATCTTGGGAGCAGCAATGCCTCTCTATCGGTTTACTATATCGACTCGCGTCTTGATGGCGATGCCTTTTTAAAATACACGCGGATCTCGCCCTCCCTCTCGGGGTTCCTGTCCCGACGCTGGTTTAGTCGCGGTGCTTACGTGTACTCCGAGCGGGAGATCGACAACCGCTCCCAGCGCAACGCAGAAACCCAGACCGGCGAACTGGACCTGTACTACTTCCATCGCGGCTTACGCAGCTACTTTAATCTGGGTTATCGGTACAGGGACGAGGACGCTATCGCCGATGAACTGGATTTTGATGCCCATTCCCTAAAGTTGCGCTACATCCGTCGTTTCACAGCGGGAGAGCGCAAAATCAAAGCTGAGGCAGCGCTCCGCTACGAGGTCCGTGACTATCGCTTTGATGAGCCCACCATCGGCGAGCCGCGGAAGGACGACCGGTTCCGTGTGAAGTTCGATCTGGAGATTCCCCTGACCCAGAAGGTCTACTGGCAGTGGTACCTGAGCTACGGAGACTACGTGTCCAACCTACCCCGCGCCGACTTCACGCAGACCATTCTCGGTACCCGCCTGCAGTACAGTTGGTAG
- a CDS encoding putative bifunctional diguanylate cyclase/phosphodiesterase, translating to MSIASKINVLIALLAVLAGLVLTAFVGQRDYSYQRDALILSVSSLVGSQPHLQLTSYYRESAEVKSTLEEFLALSPAVKRAVLFDGQGEVIGEESYSWAEGDALPRFIDMRKDLSPVDRGIYTTSGGAVPEDLELLSKLTLGEKTTSLTLPIISVVDPTKKGLGREDFAAALAYPELVSSVYVIAYLDVEISSTALWSLTLPTVALSSGIGLVVLFLFWLLTRSITRRITAPLGMLAQVADDIASGKQTEPLRIRGSGEVRDIAEVLNGIITGLHSYTRQMDTDRKMLSMKVDERTEQLSRRKEELDSAEQKVTETRSKLRHAAYFDNLTSLPNRKLFTEQLTLLLRLAQRGNQNVGLLHVDIDNFKRINDSLGATAGDQLLREVSERLAAGVRDSDVLHRGTDDESSLMDLSRLGGDEFTVVLNHIESIDMAKRVADRLASSIAEPYLIDRQEVIVSSSIGIALAPDHAADVETLLRAANTAMVNAKKRGRNRVVIYDDSMESANRERLQLENDLRRAVELDQLLLHYQPQVDALDGRVTGAESLVRWNHPKQGLIPPFKWIPIAEEMGLIEDVGEWVLRRACADLVELRAQGHSLPKVSVNVSALQFHDEFVATVSSALQDSGLPPESLEVELTEGIMVSNQESVVSMVQNLKDLGIRLSIDDFGTGYSSLSYLTRFPLDELKIDRSFVLGLAKGSQDVELVRAIIAMAKSLGLEIVVEGVERMEDLEFFLGQGVSVIQGFLFSQPVPLTQLSPLLAPEHFLRQLQRLQGSQTKDDDAITLEEA from the coding sequence GTGAGCATTGCATCAAAGATTAATGTACTGATTGCCCTGCTGGCTGTCCTCGCCGGCCTTGTGCTCACCGCATTCGTGGGGCAGCGGGATTACAGTTACCAGCGTGACGCTCTCATCCTCTCCGTGTCGAGTCTGGTAGGCAGTCAGCCCCACCTTCAGCTCACCAGCTATTATCGCGAATCCGCGGAAGTTAAGAGCACCCTGGAAGAGTTTCTCGCGCTCTCTCCGGCGGTAAAACGGGCCGTGCTGTTTGACGGTCAGGGTGAGGTCATCGGCGAAGAGAGTTATTCCTGGGCCGAGGGCGACGCCCTTCCGCGGTTCATTGATATGCGCAAGGATCTGTCTCCCGTGGACCGGGGGATTTACACCACCTCCGGCGGCGCTGTTCCCGAAGATCTCGAGCTACTCAGCAAGCTAACCCTGGGGGAAAAAACCACTTCCCTCACCCTACCCATCATCTCAGTGGTTGACCCGACGAAAAAAGGGCTGGGCCGCGAGGATTTCGCCGCAGCCCTCGCCTATCCGGAGCTCGTCAGCAGCGTTTACGTCATCGCTTATCTTGATGTAGAAATCAGCAGCACCGCTCTGTGGAGCCTGACACTTCCCACGGTAGCGCTCTCCTCCGGTATTGGTTTGGTGGTTCTGTTTCTCTTCTGGCTCCTGACGCGAAGCATCACCCGGCGCATTACCGCGCCCCTGGGCATGCTTGCGCAGGTAGCCGACGACATAGCATCGGGCAAACAAACCGAGCCCCTGCGCATCCGCGGCAGCGGTGAGGTGCGTGATATTGCTGAAGTGCTCAACGGCATCATCACAGGCCTCCACAGCTATACCCGGCAAATGGATACAGACCGAAAAATGCTGAGTATGAAAGTCGACGAGCGTACGGAGCAGCTCAGCCGGCGGAAGGAGGAACTGGATTCTGCGGAGCAAAAGGTAACGGAAACACGCAGCAAGCTGCGCCACGCCGCGTACTTTGACAACCTGACCTCCTTACCCAACCGCAAATTGTTTACGGAGCAGCTCACCCTCCTCCTTCGCCTGGCCCAGCGAGGCAACCAGAACGTCGGTCTCCTGCATGTGGATATCGACAATTTCAAGCGCATCAATGACTCCCTGGGTGCGACCGCCGGAGATCAGTTACTCCGTGAGGTGTCCGAGCGACTGGCTGCGGGTGTGCGCGACAGCGATGTCCTCCACCGAGGTACCGACGATGAGAGCTCTCTCATGGATCTCTCACGCCTCGGCGGTGATGAGTTCACCGTCGTGCTCAACCACATCGAAAGTATCGATATGGCAAAGCGCGTCGCCGACCGTCTTGCCAGTTCCATCGCGGAGCCCTATCTCATAGATCGCCAGGAGGTCATTGTCTCCTCCAGCATAGGCATTGCCCTGGCACCGGATCATGCCGCGGATGTGGAAACCCTCCTCCGCGCGGCAAACACGGCCATGGTCAATGCCAAGAAACGCGGGCGAAATCGCGTGGTGATCTATGACGATTCCATGGAAAGCGCCAACCGAGAGCGCCTCCAGCTTGAGAATGATCTGCGACGGGCTGTGGAGCTGGATCAACTGTTGCTGCACTACCAGCCCCAGGTCGACGCCCTGGACGGCAGGGTCACGGGCGCGGAATCCCTGGTACGCTGGAACCATCCCAAGCAGGGCCTTATTCCGCCATTCAAGTGGATACCCATCGCCGAAGAAATGGGCCTCATCGAAGACGTAGGTGAGTGGGTCCTGCGCCGGGCCTGTGCTGATCTCGTGGAACTCCGGGCTCAGGGTCACAGCTTGCCCAAGGTATCAGTCAACGTTTCCGCGCTGCAGTTTCACGACGAATTTGTCGCCACGGTGAGCTCGGCGCTGCAGGACTCAGGTTTGCCGCCGGAGTCCCTGGAAGTCGAGCTGACCGAAGGCATTATGGTGAGCAATCAGGAAAGCGTTGTATCCATGGTGCAGAATCTTAAGGATCTGGGGATACGCCTTTCCATCGATGATTTCGGGACGGGATATTCGTCCTTGAGCTATCTGACCCGCTTCCCCCTCGATGAGCTCAAGATCGATAGGAGCTTTGTCCTTGGACTGGCCAAGGGAAGCCAGGATGTGGAACTGGTGAGAGCCATCATCGCCATGGCCAAAAGTCTGGGACTGGAGATCGTGGTTGAAGGCGTTGAGCGCATGGAAGACCTGGAGTTTTTCCTGGGTCAGGGCGTGAGCGTTATACAGGGGTTTTTGTTCAGTCAGCCCGTACCCCTCACGCAGCTCAGCCCCCTATTGGCACCCGAGCACTTTCTTCGCCAGCTCCAGCGACTCCAGGGGAGCCAGACCAAGGACGACGATGCGATTACGCTCGAAGAAGCATGA
- a CDS encoding putative bifunctional diguanylate cyclase/phosphodiesterase, translated as MTEHKRAEETLRYQQRSLEHLAHHDALTGLPNRLYLIDKLNHALQNPDKQAASLAVLFLDLDHFKDINDSLGHSLGDEVLRAVSRRLSDCVRKADIIARLGGDEFTIVLQGVGSSVIAVEVAQKILLAFEQPIIIGERALTVGTSIGISVSPDDGLTTEELLRNADAAMYRAKRNGRNTFMHYTPDMTERALARLSLESDMRRALEREEFHVAYQPQVDMHSGALIGVEALLRWDHPEKGAISPKHFIPIAEENGQILALGKWVLQKVCAEQIRLADAGLAGIRFAVNVSGRQLLHEGFLEFIEGMIKTGTCRGEALELEITESVLLSEPELAAEAMQAIRKLGIAISVDDFGTGYSSLAYLKQYPLNRLKIDASFVRDIVIDPDDRAIAQTIIALGNALNLEVIAEGVETEEQRAILVNDGCSLGQGFLFSRPLAPAALLEYRRDVVKNA; from the coding sequence ATCACAGAACACAAAAGAGCAGAAGAAACTCTCCGGTACCAACAGCGCTCCCTGGAACACCTGGCCCATCACGACGCCCTGACGGGCCTACCCAATCGCCTTTACCTCATCGATAAACTGAATCACGCCCTGCAGAACCCCGATAAACAGGCCGCGTCCCTCGCCGTGCTTTTTCTTGACCTGGACCACTTCAAAGACATCAACGATAGTCTGGGGCACAGTCTGGGCGATGAAGTACTCCGTGCCGTTTCACGACGTCTCAGTGACTGTGTGCGCAAGGCCGATATCATCGCAAGACTCGGGGGCGATGAATTTACCATCGTGCTCCAGGGTGTGGGTAGCAGCGTGATTGCCGTAGAGGTCGCTCAAAAAATACTCCTGGCTTTTGAACAGCCCATTATCATCGGAGAACGGGCACTGACTGTGGGCACGAGTATCGGGATCAGTGTGAGTCCCGACGACGGATTGACCACGGAGGAGCTCCTGCGTAATGCGGACGCGGCCATGTATCGGGCAAAGCGCAATGGCCGCAATACCTTCATGCATTACACCCCGGATATGACCGAGCGGGCGCTGGCCCGCCTGTCTCTGGAATCTGACATGCGCCGTGCATTGGAGCGTGAGGAGTTCCACGTGGCTTATCAGCCTCAGGTGGACATGCACAGTGGCGCGTTGATTGGCGTAGAAGCGCTCCTTCGATGGGATCACCCCGAAAAAGGCGCCATATCGCCGAAGCACTTTATCCCCATAGCCGAAGAGAACGGCCAGATACTGGCCTTGGGCAAATGGGTGCTCCAGAAAGTCTGCGCCGAGCAGATACGCCTCGCCGATGCCGGCCTCGCCGGAATCCGCTTTGCCGTCAACGTGTCGGGACGACAGCTACTTCACGAGGGCTTTCTTGAGTTCATAGAGGGAATGATCAAGACCGGGACCTGCCGAGGCGAGGCACTGGAACTGGAGATCACAGAAAGCGTACTTCTCAGCGAGCCGGAGCTGGCGGCTGAGGCTATGCAGGCCATCCGCAAACTGGGCATCGCAATCTCCGTAGATGATTTTGGTACCGGTTACTCTTCCCTGGCATACCTGAAACAATACCCGCTGAACCGTTTGAAAATTGATGCCTCTTTTGTCCGGGACATCGTCATCGACCCTGATGACCGGGCAATCGCGCAGACCATTATCGCCCTGGGCAACGCCCTTAATCTCGAGGTGATTGCCGAGGGTGTGGAAACGGAAGAGCAACGGGCGATATTGGTGAACGATGGCTGCAGCCTGGGCCAGGGCTTTCTGTTTTCACGCCCCCTGGCTCCGGCAGCACTGCTGGAATACCGCCGCGACGTCGTCAAAAACGCCTAG
- a CDS encoding PAS domain-containing protein, whose amino-acid sequence MPAPQLSTSGDYVTSHVCEDLYRQTPVSSAVILFVVAIFWLALKDQSDLAALNIWAATLTGSVAVRYSIWYQRRRSPQRFGDQGWMRLFSASSVMVGASWSLMFLSVSDWSNLAALAAPWMLMLGVLSAASVALGPHIPTFILYSAPPVFISGCIMLFRSIDSLGWLLVAYWAYYLILLGLTRTTNRTYLARLALAAENQSLLDALQAQASGQEEVIATRTAELRKTNRDLAEQMSRREELERIALEDLALLGSVINATSDLIYYKDYARSDGCYLGCNNAYAEFLGRTPEDIVGKTDEDFFDTEEADIRRESEKSVLKDGSKVVERWIDHPSGSRRLLSARLMRLRRPGEGSRHGEHRPGHHRTQKSRRNSPVPTALPGTPGPSRRPDGPTQSPLPHR is encoded by the coding sequence ATGCCGGCTCCGCAGCTTTCCACGTCTGGCGATTACGTCACCTCCCATGTCTGTGAGGACCTTTACCGTCAAACGCCGGTGTCCAGCGCAGTCATTTTGTTCGTCGTCGCGATTTTCTGGCTTGCGCTGAAAGACCAATCAGACCTCGCCGCCTTGAACATCTGGGCTGCCACACTCACAGGGTCCGTGGCGGTCCGTTATTCCATCTGGTACCAGCGCCGTCGGTCGCCCCAACGATTCGGTGACCAAGGCTGGATGAGACTCTTCAGCGCCAGCTCTGTCATGGTGGGAGCATCCTGGAGTCTGATGTTTCTCTCCGTGAGTGACTGGAGCAACCTGGCCGCCCTGGCAGCTCCCTGGATGCTGATGCTCGGCGTCCTGAGCGCTGCATCCGTCGCCCTGGGGCCGCATATTCCCACCTTTATCCTTTACTCGGCCCCACCGGTGTTCATCAGTGGCTGTATCATGCTGTTCCGGTCCATCGATTCGCTGGGGTGGCTCCTCGTGGCCTACTGGGCCTATTACCTTATCCTGCTGGGTTTGACTCGAACGACGAACCGGACTTACCTCGCTCGCCTTGCCCTCGCGGCAGAAAACCAATCACTGCTCGACGCCTTGCAAGCACAGGCGAGTGGCCAGGAAGAAGTCATAGCCACACGCACCGCCGAGCTCAGAAAGACCAACCGGGATCTCGCGGAGCAAATGTCTCGACGGGAAGAGTTGGAGCGTATTGCCCTCGAGGATCTGGCGCTGCTCGGCTCCGTGATTAACGCAACGTCCGATCTCATATATTACAAGGACTACGCCAGGAGCGACGGATGCTACCTGGGCTGCAACAATGCCTATGCGGAATTTCTGGGCCGAACTCCCGAGGACATCGTCGGTAAAACCGACGAGGACTTCTTTGATACCGAAGAAGCGGACATCCGCCGTGAATCCGAAAAATCGGTGCTCAAAGATGGCAGCAAAGTCGTAGAGCGGTGGATTGATCATCCCAGCGGCAGTCGGCGGCTCCTCAGCGCGAGACTGATGCGTTTGCGACGCCCGGGGGAAGGTTCGCGGCATGGTGAGCATCGCCCGGGACATCACAGAACACAAAAGAGCAGAAGAAACTCTCCGGTACCAACAGCGCTCCCTGGAACACCTGGCCCATCACGACGCCCTGACGGGCCTACCCAATCGCCTTTACCTCATCGATAA
- a CDS encoding UDP-glucose dehydrogenase family protein, whose product MNVVMIGAGYVGLVSGACFAEFGASVVCVDKQEERITALRQGKIPIYEPGLEDLVRKNADAGRLSFTTDVAGSVAKADLAFIAVGTPTRRGDGHADLKYVYAAAQEIAENLQGYTVIVDKSTVPVGTAREVARVISKTNPDADFDVASNPEFLREGSAISDFLRPDRVVLGVESERAEARLRELYRPLNLIEAPLLVTGLESAELIKYAANAFLATKISFINEMSQLCEKTGADVNAVAKGMGMDKRIGNKFLHAGPGYGGSCFPKDTLALNRMAQEYGVGSRIVEAVVEVNASQKARMVSKIREALGGSEADKRIAVLGLTFKPETDDMRDAPALAILPALIDRGATICAHDPEGMDEARPLLPEAMEYADTIEEALKDADAVVLMTEWNQYRGLNLRDVRDTMRGDVFVDLRNVYERGLMEAAGLQYTSVGR is encoded by the coding sequence ATGAACGTAGTGATGATTGGCGCAGGCTATGTGGGCCTGGTATCCGGCGCCTGCTTTGCAGAATTTGGCGCGAGTGTGGTCTGTGTAGACAAACAGGAAGAACGGATCACGGCGCTCCGCCAGGGCAAGATTCCCATCTACGAACCCGGGCTTGAAGACCTGGTGCGCAAGAATGCAGACGCCGGCCGTCTGTCCTTTACCACGGACGTGGCGGGCAGCGTTGCGAAAGCGGATCTGGCCTTTATCGCCGTGGGCACGCCCACCCGTCGCGGCGACGGCCATGCGGATCTCAAATATGTCTACGCAGCTGCCCAGGAGATCGCAGAGAACCTCCAGGGATATACGGTCATCGTGGATAAGTCCACGGTACCCGTGGGCACGGCCCGCGAGGTTGCACGGGTAATCAGCAAGACAAATCCCGACGCAGACTTTGATGTGGCATCCAACCCCGAGTTTCTCCGCGAGGGATCTGCCATCAGTGACTTTCTGCGCCCGGACCGCGTGGTGCTGGGTGTGGAGTCCGAGCGCGCCGAAGCGCGCCTCCGAGAACTCTACCGTCCATTGAACCTCATCGAGGCGCCCCTGCTGGTCACGGGTTTGGAGAGCGCTGAGTTAATCAAGTACGCGGCCAATGCCTTCCTTGCCACGAAGATCAGCTTCATCAATGAGATGAGTCAGCTCTGCGAGAAAACCGGAGCCGATGTGAACGCCGTGGCTAAAGGCATGGGCATGGATAAACGCATCGGCAACAAGTTCCTCCACGCGGGGCCCGGCTACGGCGGCTCCTGCTTTCCGAAGGACACCCTGGCACTCAACCGTATGGCCCAGGAATATGGCGTCGGAAGTCGAATTGTCGAGGCCGTGGTCGAGGTGAACGCCTCGCAGAAGGCCCGCATGGTGTCAAAAATCCGCGAAGCCCTGGGAGGATCCGAGGCAGACAAACGGATTGCGGTGCTCGGGCTGACCTTTAAACCCGAGACCGATGACATGCGCGATGCTCCAGCGCTCGCCATACTGCCTGCACTGATCGATCGCGGGGCCACCATCTGCGCTCACGATCCCGAGGGCATGGACGAAGCCCGGCCTCTCCTTCCCGAGGCGATGGAATACGCGGACACGATTGAGGAAGCCCTTAAGGACGCAGATGCCGTGGTCTTGATGACTGAGTGGAATCAGTACCGCGGGCTCAACCTCAGGGACGTCCGCGACACCATGCGTGGGGATGTCTTTGTGGATCTTCGCAACGTTTACGAACGGGGCCTCATGGAAGCTGCGGGACTCCAGTACACCAGTGTCGGTCGCTGA
- the galE gene encoding UDP-glucose 4-epimerase GalE — MVKSKRVLLTGGAGYIGSHSCVAFSDAGFEVSLLDNFSNSSPIVLERLEQILGYRPALYEADIRDEQATRRVLEETCPDAVIHFAGLKAVGESVAMPLRYYDNNVSGTLSLVRAMEAASVFRLVFSSSATVYGDPASVPITENFPRSATNPYGRSKLIVEDMLMDLVASNPAWKVALLRYFNPVGAHESGLIGEDPSGIPNNLMPFIAQVAVGRREKLSVFGGDYDTRDGTGVRDYIHVSDLAAGHVSAMSCLGNHGGEKPLIVNLGTGTGYSVLELVHAFEKASGRAVPYEIVDRRPGDVAQCYADPAYARQELGWETRFGVERMCEDAWRWQSQNPEGFRS, encoded by the coding sequence ATGGTCAAGTCAAAACGCGTGTTGCTCACCGGCGGTGCGGGTTATATCGGCTCTCACAGCTGCGTGGCATTCAGTGACGCCGGTTTCGAGGTCAGTCTTCTCGACAATTTTTCCAACAGCTCGCCCATTGTGCTTGAGCGCCTGGAACAGATTCTCGGCTATCGGCCGGCACTCTACGAGGCAGATATCCGTGATGAACAGGCAACCCGCCGGGTGCTGGAAGAGACGTGCCCCGACGCCGTGATTCATTTTGCAGGTCTCAAGGCCGTGGGCGAGTCCGTGGCCATGCCCCTGCGGTACTACGACAACAATGTGTCGGGCACCCTTTCTTTGGTTCGCGCCATGGAGGCTGCCTCGGTGTTTCGCCTGGTGTTTAGCTCCTCTGCGACGGTGTATGGCGATCCCGCGTCCGTGCCCATCACGGAAAACTTTCCGCGCAGCGCGACAAATCCCTACGGGCGCAGCAAGCTGATTGTTGAAGATATGCTCATGGATCTGGTGGCCTCAAACCCCGCATGGAAGGTGGCTCTTTTACGCTATTTCAATCCCGTGGGCGCCCATGAGAGCGGTCTTATTGGTGAAGACCCCTCGGGTATACCCAATAATTTAATGCCGTTTATTGCCCAGGTGGCCGTGGGGCGTCGTGAAAAACTCAGCGTTTTCGGGGGCGATTACGATACCCGCGACGGCACCGGTGTTCGGGACTACATCCACGTATCGGATCTGGCGGCGGGGCACGTGAGCGCCATGAGCTGTCTCGGAAATCATGGCGGTGAAAAACCTCTGATAGTCAATCTGGGTACAGGCACGGGCTACAGTGTGCTTGAGCTTGTGCATGCCTTTGAAAAAGCCAGCGGCCGTGCCGTGCCCTACGAGATTGTTGATCGTCGTCCTGGCGACGTCGCCCAGTGTTATGCCGACCCGGCTTATGCCCGCCAGGAACTCGGATGGGAAACCCGCTTCGGCGTGGAGCGCATGTGTGAGGATGCCTGGCGCTGGCAGTCGCAGAATCCCGAGGGCTTCAGGAGCTGA